The following DNA comes from Sphingopyxis sp. BSN-002.
CATCAGCCTCACCAAAGGCCTCGAACTGTCGTCGGGCAAGCGGATGACCGAGCTGATCGAGGAAATCCTGCCCGGCCATCCGGTCGGCGTCCTCACGGGCCCGAACCTCGCGCGCGAGATCATGTCGGGGCAGGCGGCCGCCAGCGTCCTGTCGATGGAGGACGAGATCGTCGTGCGTGCGCTCCAGCCCGTGTTCCACTCGGGCCTGTTCCGCGTCTATACCAACACCGACCTGCTAGGCTGCGAGCTTGGTGGCGTGCTCAAGAATATCATCGCGATCGCGGTCGGCATGGGCGACGGGCTCGGCGCCGGCGACAACACGCGCGCCGGGCTGATGACGCGCGGGCTGGCCGAGATCACGCGGCTCGGCGTCGCGATGGGCGGGCGCCCCGAAACCTTTGCGGGGCTCACCGGCATGGGCGATCTGATCGCGACCTGCACCAGTCCCTTGAGCCGCAACCGTCATGTCGGGGTCGAGCTTGGCAAGGGCCGCCACATCGACGACATCATCGCGGGCATGAACATGGTCGCCGAGGGCGTGAAGAGCGCGCCGACCGTCATGGCGCTTGCCGACCGATATGATCTCGCGATGCCGATCGCGCGCGACGTGTACGACGTCACGCAGGGCAAGCGCGACGCGCAGGAGGTGTTCCGCGGGCTGCTCCGGTCGAGCGTCGGCGACGAAGCGCATCCCGGATAGGGGATTCACCGCGGGCCGTGCGGAATCATCGGCCAAGCGGGAAGAAATTGCCCGCCTCCTTCGTTGTTCCTCCTGACCAACAGGGTCCCAAGGAGAAGAACGATGAAAAAATGGACGACTTTGGCGGTACTTATGGCTCTTCCCGCCAGCGCCGCGGTTGCCGCGGTTCCCTATGGCTCGATGCCCGCGGGCTTCGACCGCCCCGAAATCCGCGCCGTGCCGATTGCCGGCGTCTACAACCAATATTGGTACAATTACAAAGCCGACATCCTCGAGGCCGAGAAGGAGCTGGTCAGCGACCTTCGCCATTCGACCGACCGCGAGGATCGCTGGGACGCGTGGGACGAATGGACCACCGAGGTGACCGACGCCGACAAGGATTATGTCAAGGAAATGCGCAAGAAAGGATACCGCAGCGGCCGCGTGACGGTCGGCGGCTGACCCGGACCTTGCCCGGGTAGGAGGGGGCGGACGTGTGTGGCGTCCGCCCCCTTCGTTTATTTTATGCCACCCTCGGCCAGCAAGGCCTTCGCCTCCGCCCCGTTCCAGTCGATCGCGCCGACGACGCGCCACAGTTCGCGGCCCTCGGCGTCGTAGAAGATGCTGGTCGGAAGCGCGCTGTTCGCGGCGTCGAGCAGGGCGTTATCGGGGTCGAGATAGGGCTGCAGCGCCTTGAGGCCTGCCTTCTGGAACCACGGATCGACGATTTCGGCGCCCTGCAGATCCTGCGCGACGGCGATCACCGTCATGCGCTCGCCTTCCTTTGCCGCGAGCGCATCGAGCGTCGGCATCTCGGCGACGCATGGCGCGCACCAGGTGGCCCACAGGTTGACGAGCAAGGGCTTGCCGCGGAACGCGGCGAGCGTCGTCGGCGCATCATCCGGCCCGCGGAACGCCGCCGTCGGGGCGGGCTTGCCGGCATTGCCGAGCTCGACCTGATGCTCGAACGTCTCGACACCGCGGCCAGCCTTCGCTTCGTCCGGCGAAATATTTGCTTGGGGTGCTCCCGCTTGCTCCCCGGCC
Coding sequences within:
- a CDS encoding TlpA disulfide reductase family protein yields the protein MAGEQAGAPQANISPDEAKAGRGVETFEHQVELGNAGKPAPTAAFRGPDDAPTTLAAFRGKPLLVNLWATWCAPCVAEMPTLDALAAKEGERMTVIAVAQDLQGAEIVDPWFQKAGLKALQPYLDPDNALLDAANSALPTSIFYDAEGRELWRVVGAIDWNGAEAKALLAEGGIK
- a CDS encoding NAD(P)H-dependent glycerol-3-phosphate dehydrogenase, whose translation is MRLKVGLLGGGSWGTTVASVVSRNAPITLWARDAETVDGINSANENRKYLPGIKLPGALRATNDMAKVVTGADVLVMGVPSHSFRGVLEEARNHLRPWVPVISLTKGLELSSGKRMTELIEEILPGHPVGVLTGPNLAREIMSGQAAASVLSMEDEIVVRALQPVFHSGLFRVYTNTDLLGCELGGVLKNIIAIAVGMGDGLGAGDNTRAGLMTRGLAEITRLGVAMGGRPETFAGLTGMGDLIATCTSPLSRNRHVGVELGKGRHIDDIIAGMNMVAEGVKSAPTVMALADRYDLAMPIARDVYDVTQGKRDAQEVFRGLLRSSVGDEAHPG